The Variovorax sp. S12S4 genome includes the window GCTGACGGGCCTGGGCGTGAAGTGGATGCGCACCGTCACCACCTACGACGTGGAGCGCATGCGCAAGACGCTGACCGAAGCGCTCACCAGCGACTTCAACGGCCTGAAGGTGGTGATTGCCGAAGGCGAGTGCCAGCTGGAGCGCCAGCGCCGCATCAAGCCGTGGATTGCAAGCCTGCTCAAGAAAGGCGAGCGCGTGGTGCGCGTGAAATACGGCGTCGACGAAGACGTGTGCAACGGCGACCACGCGTGCATCCGCCTGTCGGGTTGCCCCACCCTCACGCTGAAGGACAACCCCGATCCGCTCAAGGTCGACCCGGTTGCCACCGTGATCGACGGCTGCGTGGGCTGCGGCCTGTGCGGCGAGAACGCGCACGCGGCCACGCTGTGCCCGAGCTTTTATCGCGCCGAGGTGGTGCAGAACCCGAAATGGCACGAACGCCTGCTGCACTCGCTGCGCGGGGCCGTGGTGCGCGCCCTTCAACCCGCATGAGTCACGCCATGGAACAGAACCGACCCATCACCCTTCTCGTCTGCGCCCTGGGCGGCGAAGGCGGCGGCGTGCTTACCGAGTGGCTGGTCGACATTGCCCGCCACGCCGGCTATGCCGCGCAGAGCACGTCGATTCCCGGCGTGGCGCAGCGCACCGGCGCCACCACCTACTACATCGAAGTGTTTCCGGTGCCGCTCGCGCAGCTCGCCGGCAGGCGGCCGGTGTTCAGCCTGAGCCCGGTGCCGGGCGCGCTCGACGCCATCGTCTCTTCGGAACTGCTCGAGACCGCGCGGCAGATCGGCAACGGCATGAGCGCACCGCTGCGCACGCTGGTCATCAGCTCTTCGGCGCGCATCTTCACCACGGCCGAACGCATGCAGCCCGGCGACGGCCGCGCCGATGCGCAGCACCTGCTCGACGTGGTCAAGGCCTTCAGCCGCGAGCACCATGTGTTCGACATGAACGCCGTGGCGCGCGAGGCCGGCACGGTGGTCAGCGCCGTGATGCTCGGCGCCATTGCGGGCAGCGGCCTTTTCCCCTTTCCGCGCGCGGCCTACGAGCACGTGGTGCGCGGCGGCGACACCAGCGCGCCCGAAAAGCTGAACAAGATGGCCGCGGCCAGCCTGCGCGGCTTTGCCGCCGCCTTCGATGCGGTAAGCGCGCCGCGCGCGCAGGCCGCCTTCGTGAGCAGCATCATGGCGGGCGACACGGCCGACGCACCGCCACCGGCGCGCGCGCTGCCCGACGACGTGGCGCGGCGCTTTCCACCGGCGGTGCACGACATGCTCGCGCTCGGCCATGCGCGCGTGCTCGACTACCAGGACGCTGACTACGCCAAGCTCTATGCCGCGCGGCTGGCCAGGGTGCTCGATGCCGAGCGTGCCGCCGACCCGGCCGGTGCGCAGGGCTTTGCCATCACCCGTGAGGCCGCGCGCTGGCTCGCACTGTGGATGGCCTTCGACGACATCGTTCGCGTGGCCGCGCTCAAGGGCCGAGCAAGCCGTGCGCAGCGCGTGCGGCAGGAAGTGCGTGCCTCCGATGAAGACATCGTGAAGGTCTACGACCACTTCAAGCCCGGCGCGCCCGAGTTCGCCGCGCTGCTGCCGCCCGGCCTTTCGCGCCGCGTGACCACATGGGACCGCACCCGCCAGGCGCGCGGCCGGGAGCCCTGGGCCCTGCCGCTCAAGGTGGGCAGCCACTCGGTGCTCGGCATGGCGTCGCTGCGCCTTCTGTCTTCGCTCAAATGGCTGCGCCGGCGCGGCCAGCGCTTTTCCGAAGAACAAGCCTTGATCGAACGTTGGCTCGCGGCCGTGGAAAGCGGCACACGTGAAACCTGGTCACTGGGCCGCGAAGTCGCACTGTGCGGACGGCTCATCAAGGGCTATGGCAGCACCAATGAACGCGGCAAGCACAACCTGCTGCACGTGATCGACGAGCTCGCGGGCCGTACGGCCTTGCCTGCAACGAAGCGCGCAGAGGCGGTTTCTGCGGCGCGCGAGGCGGCCCTGGCGGACGAAGGCGGCAAGGCGCTCGACGCCGCGCTGTTGCGCCACGGCGCGGCACCCCGGCCATTGCAGGCGCAGCCAATCCGCTGGATGAAGCGGCCGCCTTCCACCACTGCCTGATGCAGATTTCATAACAACCAAGGAGACACAACACCATGCCCCAACCCACCCTTCCCTGGCGACGCCGCCTTGTTTTGACCGCCGCCTGCGCGCTCTTGGCCTGCACGCATGCGCAGACGCATGCTCAGGCGCAGTCCGGCGCATGGCCCGCCAAGCCGATCAAGGTGGTCGTCAACTTTCCGCCGGGCGGCGCCGCGGACCAGATCGCGCGTGCGGTCTCGCAGCCGCTGCAGGAATCGCTCAAGCAACCCGTGGTCATCGAGAACCGTGCGGGTGCCAACGGCAACGTCGGCGGTGAGTCGGTGGCGCGCGCGCCCGCCGACGGCTACACGCTGCTCATGAGTTCAGGCGGCATGGTGTCGGTAAACCCGCACCTGTATTCGCGAATGAGCTTCGACCCGGCCAAGGACCTGGTGCCGGTGGCAGCGGCCGCGCGCGTGCTGGTCTTTCTGGTGGCCAAGCCTTCGCTGCCGCCCACCAACGTGCGCGAATTCATCTCGTACCTCAAGGCCAACCCGGGCAAGCTCTCGTACGGCTCGCCGGGCAACGGCAGCTCGCCGCACCTGGCGGGCGAAATGTTCAAGAGCCAAGCCGGCGTCTTCGCGCTGCATGTGCCCTACCGCGGCGCCGCCCCTGCGCTGCAGGACCTGCTCGCGGGCCAGATCGACTATGCGTTCGATCCTGGCATCGGCCTGCAGCAGGTGCGCGCCGGCAAGCTGCGGCTGCTGGCGGTGGGCAGCCCGCACCGTTCGCCGCAGTTTCCTGATGTGCCCACGCTCGACGAGGCCGGACTGCGTGGCTTCGATGCCGACACGGTGTTCGGCTTCTATGCGCCCGCGGGCACGCCGCCCGAAGTGGTGGCGCAGCTCAATACGCAGATCAACCGCGCGCTTGCGCTGCCGGCCGTGAAGGAGCGCATTGCCGCGCTGGGCGGCGAAGCGTTGCCGGGCTCGCCGGCCGATTTCCAGCAACGCGCCGCGGCCGATTCGCAGCGCTTCGGGGCGCTGATCCGCGAACGGAAAATCGTTGCCGACTGAGCACCGCGACAATGAACAGATGAGCAGCAGCAAAGAAATCACCTACACCGCGCGCGTCGAGTTCGGCGACTGCGATCCGGCCGGCATCGTCTGGTTTCCCAACTTCTTCCGCT containing:
- a CDS encoding indolepyruvate oxidoreductase subunit beta family protein → MEQNRPITLLVCALGGEGGGVLTEWLVDIARHAGYAAQSTSIPGVAQRTGATTYYIEVFPVPLAQLAGRRPVFSLSPVPGALDAIVSSELLETARQIGNGMSAPLRTLVISSSARIFTTAERMQPGDGRADAQHLLDVVKAFSREHHVFDMNAVAREAGTVVSAVMLGAIAGSGLFPFPRAAYEHVVRGGDTSAPEKLNKMAAASLRGFAAAFDAVSAPRAQAAFVSSIMAGDTADAPPPARALPDDVARRFPPAVHDMLALGHARVLDYQDADYAKLYAARLARVLDAERAADPAGAQGFAITREAARWLALWMAFDDIVRVAALKGRASRAQRVRQEVRASDEDIVKVYDHFKPGAPEFAALLPPGLSRRVTTWDRTRQARGREPWALPLKVGSHSVLGMASLRLLSSLKWLRRRGQRFSEEQALIERWLAAVESGTRETWSLGREVALCGRLIKGYGSTNERGKHNLLHVIDELAGRTALPATKRAEAVSAAREAALADEGGKALDAALLRHGAAPRPLQAQPIRWMKRPPSTTA
- a CDS encoding Bug family tripartite tricarboxylate transporter substrate binding protein; translated protein: MPQPTLPWRRRLVLTAACALLACTHAQTHAQAQSGAWPAKPIKVVVNFPPGGAADQIARAVSQPLQESLKQPVVIENRAGANGNVGGESVARAPADGYTLLMSSGGMVSVNPHLYSRMSFDPAKDLVPVAAAARVLVFLVAKPSLPPTNVREFISYLKANPGKLSYGSPGNGSSPHLAGEMFKSQAGVFALHVPYRGAAPALQDLLAGQIDYAFDPGIGLQQVRAGKLRLLAVGSPHRSPQFPDVPTLDEAGLRGFDADTVFGFYAPAGTPPEVVAQLNTQINRALALPAVKERIAALGGEALPGSPADFQQRAAADSQRFGALIRERKIVAD